A region of Candidatus Acidiferrales bacterium DNA encodes the following proteins:
- a CDS encoding YkoF family thiamine/hydroxymethylpyrimidine-binding protein, which produces MEVTFQVSLYPIAKEDFKTPINRFILELKKGRLDVDVHETSTIGNGEIENVFDTLKKAYMSAAKNGDAVMILTVVNGAPTKEELTELNR; this is translated from the coding sequence ATGGAAGTTACTTTTCAGGTTAGTCTTTATCCGATTGCGAAGGAAGATTTCAAGACACCAATAAACAGATTCATTTTGGAATTGAAAAAAGGAAGACTGGATGTCGATGTCCATGAGACCTCTACGATCGGAAACGGTGAAATAGAAAATGTTTTTGACACTTTGAAGAAAGCGTACATGTCCGCGGCGAAAAACGGAGACGCAGTGATGATTTTGACCGTTGTCAACGGCGCTCCGACGAAGGAAGAACTAACCGAATTGAATAGGTGA